From the Pontiella agarivorans genome, one window contains:
- a CDS encoding sulfatase: MVKNRTAAVALSCTVLAFLFSGQAFSGSRPNVLFIAIDDLNACPDRMGGETVVQTPNINRLADRGVFFMNAHCAAPSCGPSRAAVLSGMAPAATGVYSNNQDWRKNSVLKDRPTIPQYFKDQGYEVVGGGKIYHASSFSEIQRAGLFDPKPWDDYFPSRKQQLLEDVIEGHSGRFDWAATEMSPEETGDGKVVAWASEMLAREYDRPLFLAVGIYHPHYPWYTPRKYYDRHPMDQLSLPEIPADDMDDLPPAGQKMGNDHYHKKMVEDGEWEEYVRGYNAAVSFADDMVGRLLTALEKSPHAENTVVVLWSDHGYHNGQKQRWEKYALWEQTTRVPLIFSAPGFKGGLECAEPVSLLDIFPTLNDICGFPAVERLDGESLVPLMQNPGKKTGRAVVITTKYKTHAVRTDRWRYIRYANGDEELYDQKKDPKNFTNLAENPEYAGVKAELSRLLPAYNAPINPTGNWKKKSPELQADHK, encoded by the coding sequence ATGGTTAAAAATAGAACAGCAGCTGTCGCCTTAAGCTGCACCGTCCTCGCCTTTCTATTCAGCGGCCAGGCCTTTTCGGGTTCCCGGCCGAACGTGCTATTCATTGCGATTGACGATCTCAATGCCTGTCCGGACCGGATGGGCGGAGAAACGGTGGTGCAGACGCCGAATATCAATCGTCTGGCGGATCGGGGGGTCTTTTTTATGAATGCCCACTGCGCGGCTCCCTCCTGCGGGCCGTCGCGGGCTGCTGTGCTTTCGGGCATGGCTCCGGCCGCTACGGGGGTGTACAGCAATAATCAGGACTGGCGGAAAAATTCCGTGCTGAAAGACCGCCCGACGATTCCTCAGTACTTTAAGGACCAGGGCTATGAGGTGGTCGGCGGCGGAAAAATCTACCATGCTTCATCGTTCAGTGAGATCCAGCGGGCGGGGCTGTTTGATCCGAAACCGTGGGACGACTATTTTCCGTCCAGAAAGCAGCAGCTGCTGGAAGATGTTATTGAGGGGCACAGCGGCCGGTTCGACTGGGCGGCTACGGAGATGTCGCCTGAGGAAACAGGGGATGGAAAGGTGGTGGCCTGGGCATCGGAAATGCTCGCCCGGGAGTATGACCGTCCGCTCTTTCTGGCGGTCGGGATTTATCATCCGCACTATCCCTGGTATACGCCCCGAAAATATTATGATCGGCATCCGATGGATCAGCTCTCTCTTCCGGAGATTCCAGCGGATGATATGGATGATCTTCCGCCCGCCGGACAGAAAATGGGGAATGACCACTATCATAAAAAAATGGTGGAGGACGGGGAATGGGAGGAATACGTTCGCGGTTACAACGCTGCGGTAAGTTTTGCCGATGATATGGTTGGACGTTTGTTGACCGCGCTTGAAAAAAGTCCGCATGCAGAAAATACGGTGGTCGTTCTCTGGTCGGACCACGGGTACCATAACGGGCAGAAGCAGCGGTGGGAAAAATATGCACTTTGGGAGCAGACGACCCGGGTGCCGCTCATTTTTTCCGCTCCTGGATTTAAGGGCGGGCTGGAATGTGCTGAACCGGTCAGTCTGCTGGATATTTTTCCAACCCTGAACGATATCTGTGGTTTTCCGGCTGTGGAGCGGCTGGATGGAGAGAGTCTGGTTCCGCTGATGCAGAATCCCGGAAAGAAGACCGGGCGTGCGGTGGTCATCACCACCAAGTATAAGACGCATGCGGTTCGCACTGACCGGTGGCGCTATATTCGCTATGCGAACGGAGACGAGGAACTTTACGACCAGAAGAAAGATCCGAAGAATTTTACGAACCTGGCCGAAAACCCGGAATATGCCGGGGTTAAGGCCGAGTTAAGCCGGCTTCTTCCGGCGTATAACGCCCCAATCAATCCTACGGGCAACTGGAAGAAAAAAAGCCCGGAACTCCAAGCTGATCATAAATGA